In the Ferribacterium limneticum genome, ACCGCGTCAACGTATTGCTGCTGTTGATACAGCCAGCCTTCACGCGCTCAAAGCATTTGCCGCCCGTGAGGGTCTGACCCTAGTACCGGCCAAAGACCAGACACCGGGGGGCGGGTTTCGGTACAGCCTCGAACAGGTCGACACGACCGCCCCCAAATCGACCATGGCCGTCTAAGGGGGCACCATGTCATTCAACGACTACAAACCGCAAGAAATCATCCTTGAGACGTCGACCGGCAATATCACCTTGCGAGGGATCAACGCGGACGACCTGACCGGCCTTATTCAACGTCACGGCGCACTAATCGAGACATGGTTCGAGGGTGAGCCTGACCCGATGCAGACGATCAACAAAGCGCCTGCCCTGGTTGCCGACATGATTGCATGTGCTGCAGGCGACCCACAGTCGGTCGACATCGCGGCAAAGATGCCTATCGGCCTACAGATTCGCGCCATTACCGCCGTTTTCAAATTGACCTTCGAAGAGGTCGACATGGGAAACGTGTTGCGGCTGTTCATGCTTCGTGCGGGAACGGGGCAGCCGATGACGACGAACCGCGATACCTGACCATTTACCGGGGTACTCGCCGCGATGTCTCGCTGTTGCTTGAAGCAGGCCATGCCGCCGCAAGGCGGTATTCCCTGGCAACCGTGTGGACTGAAGCCGAGATCATCCGACACCGACAAGCCGGGAGAAAGAAGCTAGACGCCGTGGTTATGCAGATGTGCATGGCGGCTGTCATCTCGGAAAAAGGCGGTAAGCAACTCGAAAACTTTATCGCAACGCTCAACGTGTGCGATTGAATAGGTGAACGCCATGAACATGGAAACCAAAGGTGTAGAACTGCGGATTCGTGCCCGGTATGAGGGGCAAAAGAGTCTGACCGAATTAACCGACCAACTCGACAAACTGGCGAAGGTGCAGGAAAAGCAAGCCACCGATGCAGGTAAAGGGGTTGCCAGCGTCAAGGAACTGGAAACCACGTATCAGAAGCTAGAGCGGACATTGCGAACGGTTGCAGCCGCCTTCAACGAGTCCCGGCAATACGAGAAACAGACAGCCGCGTTAACGACCCTGCAGCAACGCCTCGAAACGGCGAAGGCGAAACAGGAAGCGTTCGTTAACTCACTGACCAAGGGCGCAGACCTGACCGAAAAGCAGGTCAACCAGCAAGTCCGGCTAGGTGCTGCCGTCGACCGGGCTGGCACTGCATTGGAGAGGGCACGTGCACGTCTCGACGCGTCAGCAGGGAGGCTCAAGGAGTACGGCGTAGACACTGCGAAAATCGCCGATGCACAAGCCAACATGGCAACGATGATCCTACGCGGTAACGTTGCACTGAAGGCGCAGGAAGACGCGATAGACAAGGCTGTGACATCTGGTAAGCGGTTTGCCGGTAGTGGCGTGCCTGAAGCCCTGGAACGCATCAAACTACAGTTAGTCGGGATGGCGGCTGCCTACGTGAGCGTTCAACAAGCTGCAAGCCTCGCCGGGGGTGCCGTCAGTGCCTATTCATCGCGGGAAGGCGTGAAAAATCAGCTTGGCCTGTCGGTTGGCAATGACCGGGCGTTGATCGATGCTGAATATGAGTATGTGAAGGCTCAAGCGGACAGGATCGGCATTGAGTTCGACCGGGCGGCCAAGGGTTACGCCAAGTTTGCCGCTGCAGCCAGCATGGCCGGACGGACCCGCGAGGAAATCCGCTATATCTGGGAAGCCTTTGCCGAGGTGGGGCGCGTTGCGAACTTGTCCGCTGATGACCTGGACGGCGTATTCAAGGCACTCGAACAGATCACCTCGAAAGGGAAAATCCAAGCCGAGGAACTACGCGGTCAACTGGGGGATAGGCTTTTCGGGGCATTCCAAGTTGCCGCCAAAGCACTGAAGGACACCTATCCCGACCTTGATAAAGCCATGAAGGACGGTGCGGTTAACGCTGAACAGTTGGTAGCGATTGCCGAGGAATACCGGCGCACCGTTGCCGACCAGTTGCCGGGGGCGATGCAATCACTGAGCGCCGAACAGGCGAGGCTGAACAATGCCGTCATCGGGTTCAAGCTGGCGATAGCAGATGCCGGCTTTGCCGATGCGTTCAGGAAGGCCATTATCCAGATCACGGATGCCCTGAAGAGTGAAGACGGGAAGAAGTTTGCCGAGGGTCTAGCCGCTGGATTTTCCGCTGCTGCCGATGCTGCCGTATGGTTGCTCAAGAACGCAGACGAGGTGCTGATTGTCTTGAAGGCGCTTGCCGGGATGTACGCACTCAACACAGCCGGGAAAGCCGCTGCAGGCTTGGTCGACTTCGCCGGAGGTCTGAAGGCACTTGCCGCTGATGGGAAATTGGCAATCAAGGAACTTGGCCTGTTGCGTGGTGCATTCCTAGTGATGCAATCTGCCCTTGTCGGTTGGAGCATCGGCACATGGGCAAACGAGGAATTCGAGGTAGTCAGGAAAGCCGGGGTTGCCCTGGTTACTGGCCTGGAAGAAGCGTGGACGCGCATCAAGGCGGGGGCGCTGATCGTCTGGGAGGAAATCCCCAGATACGCGAAAAACGCGATGGTGGGCATGCTCAATACCCTGACATGGGGCACCCGGCAAATGCTGGAAATCCTGCAAAAAGGACTGCAGGCAATCGGGCGTGAAGACCTTGCCGCGAGTGTCGGCAAGATGTTGGACAAGCTGACTGCCAAGTATGACGAGCAAGGTGGACGGGTTGCCGAGATTCGGGCACAGATGCAGCGGGACATCGAGAAAATCCGCGATATTGGGCAACAAATGTGGACGGATGCCGAGCGCAAGCCGAAACCAACGACCGAGAAACAGGCAGCCGCCCAAACCGAACGACCGACCGGGAAGCCATCGGGCAAAGCCGCACCGACTGAAGCCGAAATTTCGAAACGGCAGCACCTAATCGACGAAATTACCCGTTCACTCGAAGCAATCGACACCAAGCTAGACCGTTCGCAGACCGATAGTCTACGTTCCCAACTGGACGCCATCGATAGCCAGTATGCCGCCCTTACTCGCAAAATCGGCACGCTTGGGGGTGAAGCAGGTAAAGAGTTCACCGCTCGCCTGGACGCCGCTTTGAATCAGTTGCGTGCACAGACCATTGCGAAGTTTAACGACGGTCTAGCAGCGGAAAGCGCGGCACTGATGGCGAAACTCGACGCGGTCGACTCTGCTGCCGGGAAGACGCGGAAAACCAACCTTGAATCCCGCCTCGCTGCTGTCCGCTCTCAGTATGAGTCGACCTATCGGGAAATCGAGGATTTCCGGTTGAAGTTGGACAAGAACGGCATGTCCACAGGCGATGCAGACGCGGCCAAGTTCAGACTCGACGCCGGGGTTGCCGAGTTGCAACAGGTCGAAACTCAACGCTATTACCGGGACGAACTGAAACGGCTTGAAGGTGACATTAACAACCTTTTGGCTACCCGTTCCGACCGCTTGAAAACTATCGCAGATCAGGAAACCGCCTCGCTGATCACGTCAGAAGAAGCACGGACACAGACCGAGCAGACAATCACGACACTGCAACCACAAATGGAAGGTCTGGTTGACGTTGCAAGAGCGTTTGCCGAGTCGTTACGGGGTGCCCTTGATCCTGTCACCCTGGACGCGTTTATTGCCAAGCTGGAACTAGCGAAGGTGAGCGGAAAATCACTGAACGACACCTTCAAAATCACCGGCAAACAGATTGAAGACCTGATCACCGCACGTGCTCTCAGTGCGTTTAACACAATGGGTGAGGCGATAGGCGGCGCGATTGCTGGTCAACGATCATGGGGCGATGCCATTCGCGACACAGGCCGAGCGTTCATTACCTTTGCCGCAGACTTCATGCGAGAGATTGCCATGATGATCATGAAATCGCTGATCCTGAAGGCAATTCAAAACAGCAGTTGGGGCGGCGCAATATCCGGCCTGATTGGTGGCGCGGTCAAGCATGAAGGTGGACTGGTCGGGGTTGGCACTGGTCCCGTTCGTCAAGTTTCGCCGTTCATGTTCATGGGTGCCCCTCGCTATCACACGGGCGGTATTGCTGGTCTAGCACCAAACGAGTACCCGGCCATCCTGAAGAAAAACGAGGAAGTATTGCGAACCGACGACCCCCGAAATATCCTGAACGGGGGTCTAGGCGGTCAGGCAGCCGCGCCGACAGTGCAAAGTAATGTGAAGATAATGAACATGGTCGATAGCGCAAGCGTGGTGAGTGAGGGGCTATCGACCCAGGAAGGTGAACGGGCAATCATCAATGTGATTCGTGCCAACCGTACAGCCATCAAAAGCATTGTCGGTTGACAGTGGTATCAGCGACCAACGACCCCGGCCTAGTGCCGGGTTTTTCGTTTACTTTTTGCTTAAGACCTCAGTTTCGACGTTTTTCTTGAAGGTATCCAAGGCACCCTGTAATTCGTATTTTGTTGCGTCCGCATCTAGTGAATCACGCGTCGACTTCCCAAATGCGTTTTGATGTTCGAGCCATGCTGTTGCTGTGACTTTCATTTTCCCCGCGCTTAATTTGGCCCATGCAAGTTGAACCGTAATCTCGGGATTGGACGCGTACTTTTCAGTCAGCAACGCCCGGAACATCATTTCACGCATTGACGAACCCATAGGAGTTGCACACGTCAAAGAGAATTGCGAACTTTGGACGACCTTCCCGCCCCCATCAAGGCAATTAACTGAAAAACGGGACTGAATTTCATCCCCCGCAATTCCGTTTACCTCAACAGACGGTTGCCCCTTGAAGGGTGGACGTGATGGTGCAGAACTACAGCCAGCCAGCGAAACAGCTAGTCCAACAATCACAGCACCTAGTCGAATATTCATGTCTTCCCCCGATATGACGAAGAACTATATCGGACATGAATCCAAAAGGCCAACCAACGGTACACAGACAATGCGACTTTCCGTATAGATTCCGTACGGGCAACAACACAACCCAAATAGCATAAAAGCAAAAAACCCGCAAAGCCTTGAGCAATGCGGGTTTTCAGCGTTTAATCTTGGTGCGCCCGACTGAATTCGAATCAGTGACCCCTGCCTTCGGAGGGCAGTACTCTATCCAGCTGAGCTACGGGCGCTTGGGAGGGATGCATTCTACTCCCTTGCAACCCATTGCGTCCATGCTGCAAAACTCCCTGGCGACGGGCGATGAAAATAGTTGGCTGAAGCTGCTCAGTCGAAAAAGGTTCGGGCGGCCTGGAAACGCTGCGCGTAGTAACTATCGCTCAGACGATCGATGCGAACCTTGCCGTTGGTCGACGGGGCATGGATGAAGCGCGTCTCGCCAATATAAATGCCGACATGCGAGAACGAGCGATTCAGGGTATTGAAGAAGACGAGATCCCCGGGCCGCAGTTCGGCCTTGGCAATCGGCTTGCTGCTCCGGGCAATCTCGGCCGCGCTGCCCTGCACCCTCAAGCCGGTAGCCTGTCCGTAGATGTAACTGACCATACCGCTGCAGTCGAGGCCGGCTTCCGGATTTTTGCCGCCAAAGCGGTAGCCGGTATCGATCAAGCCCATGGCGTAGAACACCACCTCATTGCCCTTCTCACTGACCGAACGCGAGGCTTGCGCTATAGTTTCCGTCGAGGCGGAAGAGCGCGGCTCCTTGCTGCCGCAGGCAGCGAGCAACAGGACGACAAGGGAAGCAAAAAACAGGGCCGGGATGCGCATTGAACTGAAGCACTTTCTTGGAACAACACATAACTTACCGTTTTTACAGGATTTTTCAAGACCATGAACCTACAAAATATGGATTTGCTGCGATCGACCAACCTGATTGGCGGGGCATGGTGTGGTGCGGATGATGGCGCACAACTGGCCGTGATCAACCCGGCCACCGGTGAAAAGCTGGCCGACGTGCCACTTTGCGGCGCGGCCGAAACCCGTCGCGCCATCGATGCCGCCAACGCCGCCTGGCCGGCCTGGCGCGCCCTGACCGCCCGCCGCCGCTCGCAATTGCTGCAAGCCTGGTTCAGTCTGATCATCAAGCATGTCGACGACCTGGCCCAACTGGTCACGGCCGAATGCGGCAAACCGTTGCAAGAAGCCAAGGGCGAGGTGATCTACGGCGCCTCGTTTGTCGAGTGGTTTGCCGAAGAGGGCAAGCGCACCTACGGCGAAAGCATCCCCAGCCCCGCTTCGAACACGCGCCTGCTGGTCGTCAAGCAGCCAATTGGCGTCTGTGCAGCGATCACGCCGTGGAATTTCCCGCTCGCCATGATCACCCGCAAAGTTGCCCCGGCGCTGGCTGCTGGCTGCCCGGTCGTCGTCAAGCCAGCCGAAGCAACGCCGCTGACTGCGCTGGCACTGGCCGTGCTGGCCGAGCAGGCAGGTTTCCCGGCTGGCGTATTCAACGTAGTGACCGGCAAGCCGGCCGAGATCGGTGGCGAGCTATGCGCCAACCCCATTGTGCGCAAGCTGTCCTTCACCGGCTCGACCGGCGTTGGCCGCCTGCTGATGGCGCAATGCGCGCCGACCATCAAGAAGCTGTCGCTGGAACTCGGTGGCAATGCCCCCTTCATCGTGTTCGACGATGCCGATGTGAATGCTGCGGTTGATGGCGCCATTGCAGCCAAATACCGCAACACCGGCCAGACCTGCGTCTGCGCCAACCGCTTTCTGATCCAGGCGGGAATCTACGAGGAATTCGCCGCCAAGTTCGCCGAGAAGGCGAGCGCCCTGAAAGTCGGTGCGGGTATTGAAGCCGGTGTTGCCCAAGGCCCGTTGATCAATGCCGCCGGGCTGAGCAAGGTCGAAGCGCACGTTGCCGATGCCGTTGGCAAGGGAGCCCGCGTACTCTGTGGTGGCAAGCGCCATGAACGTGGCGGCAACTTCTTCCAGCCGACCGTGCTGGCCGACGTAACGACCGCAATGAAAGTGGCCCGCGAGGAAACCTTCGGCCCGGTAGCGCCATTGTTCCGCTTCGAGACCGAGGAACAGGCCATCGCCATGGCCAACGACACCGAGTTCGGCCTCGCCGCCTATTTCTTCACCCGCAATGTCGGCCGCTGCTGGCGGGTTGGCGAGGCGCTGGAATACGGCATGGTCGGCATCAATACCGGCATGATTTCCAACGAGGTTTCGCCTTTCGGCGGCATCAAGCAATCCGGCCTTGGCCGTGAAGGCTCGAAGTACGGCATCGAAGAATATCTGGAAATCAAATACCTCTGCTTCGACGTCAATACCTGAGCCCATGCCTAAACTCATCGCTTTCACCCTGCTGCTGCTGGCACTCGTCCTGCTCTGGCGCAAGTGGGCTACCCGGCAGCGGGCCGGCTACATTGAGACCTATCCCTATCAGCGCTTTCTCGACAAGCGACTCGCGGCCCGGCGACCGGAGCTGAGTGCGGAACAGCGGGCCGAGGTCTTCGCCGGGCTGAACGACTATTTCCAGCTTTGCCGCGCGGCCGGACGCCGCATGGTGGCGATGCCCTCGCAGGCGGTCGATGATGCGTGGCACGAGTTCATTCTTTTCACCCGGCAATACGACAAGTTCTGCCGGCATGCTTTCGGCTGTTTCCTGCACCACACGCCGGCCGAGGCGATGAGTTCGCCAACCCAGGCCAGCGACGGCCTCAAGCGCGCCTGGCGCCTGGCCTGTGCGCGGGAGAAAATCGATCCGAAGAAACCAGAGCGTCTGCCCCATTTGTTTGCCCTGGACGCCAGCCTCGGTATCGCCGGCGGCTTCGTTTATCAGCTTGACTGCATGGCGGCACGAGGTGCCGCCGGGGATGGCTATTGCGCCAGCCATATCGGCTGCAGCAGCGGCTGCTCGGGCGATTCTGGCGGCAGCGACGGGGATGGTGGCAGTGGCTGCGGTGGAGGCTGCGGCGGCGGGGACTAAAACCCAAGCCGACTCAGGCGCGGCTCGCGGCTGCGATCACCACCCGGTTGCGCCCTTCGTTCTTGGCCACATAGAGGGCCTGGTCGGCCGCATGGGTCAGTTCATCGGGCATCTTGCCGTGATCGGGGTAGG is a window encoding:
- a CDS encoding C40 family peptidase — translated: MRIPALFFASLVVLLLAACGSKEPRSSASTETIAQASRSVSEKGNEVVFYAMGLIDTGYRFGGKNPEAGLDCSGMVSYIYGQATGLRVQGSAAEIARSSKPIAKAELRPGDLVFFNTLNRSFSHVGIYIGETRFIHAPSTNGKVRIDRLSDSYYAQRFQAARTFFD
- a CDS encoding NAD-dependent succinate-semialdehyde dehydrogenase encodes the protein MNLQNMDLLRSTNLIGGAWCGADDGAQLAVINPATGEKLADVPLCGAAETRRAIDAANAAWPAWRALTARRRSQLLQAWFSLIIKHVDDLAQLVTAECGKPLQEAKGEVIYGASFVEWFAEEGKRTYGESIPSPASNTRLLVVKQPIGVCAAITPWNFPLAMITRKVAPALAAGCPVVVKPAEATPLTALALAVLAEQAGFPAGVFNVVTGKPAEIGGELCANPIVRKLSFTGSTGVGRLLMAQCAPTIKKLSLELGGNAPFIVFDDADVNAAVDGAIAAKYRNTGQTCVCANRFLIQAGIYEEFAAKFAEKASALKVGAGIEAGVAQGPLINAAGLSKVEAHVADAVGKGARVLCGGKRHERGGNFFQPTVLADVTTAMKVAREETFGPVAPLFRFETEEQAIAMANDTEFGLAAYFFTRNVGRCWRVGEALEYGMVGINTGMISNEVSPFGGIKQSGLGREGSKYGIEEYLEIKYLCFDVNT
- a CDS encoding phage pre-tape measure protein, whose protein sequence is MSFNDYKPQEIILETSTGNITLRGINADDLTGLIQRHGALIETWFEGEPDPMQTINKAPALVADMIACAAGDPQSVDIAAKMPIGLQIRAITAVFKLTFEEVDMGNVLRLFMLRAGTGQPMTTNRDT
- a CDS encoding glycine-rich domain-containing protein, giving the protein MPKLIAFTLLLLALVLLWRKWATRQRAGYIETYPYQRFLDKRLAARRPELSAEQRAEVFAGLNDYFQLCRAAGRRMVAMPSQAVDDAWHEFILFTRQYDKFCRHAFGCFLHHTPAEAMSSPTQASDGLKRAWRLACAREKIDPKKPERLPHLFALDASLGIAGGFVYQLDCMAARGAAGDGYCASHIGCSSGCSGDSGGSDGDGGSGCGGGCGGGD
- a CDS encoding tape measure protein, which translates into the protein MNMETKGVELRIRARYEGQKSLTELTDQLDKLAKVQEKQATDAGKGVASVKELETTYQKLERTLRTVAAAFNESRQYEKQTAALTTLQQRLETAKAKQEAFVNSLTKGADLTEKQVNQQVRLGAAVDRAGTALERARARLDASAGRLKEYGVDTAKIADAQANMATMILRGNVALKAQEDAIDKAVTSGKRFAGSGVPEALERIKLQLVGMAAAYVSVQQAASLAGGAVSAYSSREGVKNQLGLSVGNDRALIDAEYEYVKAQADRIGIEFDRAAKGYAKFAAAASMAGRTREEIRYIWEAFAEVGRVANLSADDLDGVFKALEQITSKGKIQAEELRGQLGDRLFGAFQVAAKALKDTYPDLDKAMKDGAVNAEQLVAIAEEYRRTVADQLPGAMQSLSAEQARLNNAVIGFKLAIADAGFADAFRKAIIQITDALKSEDGKKFAEGLAAGFSAAADAAVWLLKNADEVLIVLKALAGMYALNTAGKAAAGLVDFAGGLKALAADGKLAIKELGLLRGAFLVMQSALVGWSIGTWANEEFEVVRKAGVALVTGLEEAWTRIKAGALIVWEEIPRYAKNAMVGMLNTLTWGTRQMLEILQKGLQAIGREDLAASVGKMLDKLTAKYDEQGGRVAEIRAQMQRDIEKIRDIGQQMWTDAERKPKPTTEKQAAAQTERPTGKPSGKAAPTEAEISKRQHLIDEITRSLEAIDTKLDRSQTDSLRSQLDAIDSQYAALTRKIGTLGGEAGKEFTARLDAALNQLRAQTIAKFNDGLAAESAALMAKLDAVDSAAGKTRKTNLESRLAAVRSQYESTYREIEDFRLKLDKNGMSTGDADAAKFRLDAGVAELQQVETQRYYRDELKRLEGDINNLLATRSDRLKTIADQETASLITSEEARTQTEQTITTLQPQMEGLVDVARAFAESLRGALDPVTLDAFIAKLELAKVSGKSLNDTFKITGKQIEDLITARALSAFNTMGEAIGGAIAGQRSWGDAIRDTGRAFITFAADFMREIAMMIMKSLILKAIQNSSWGGAISGLIGGAVKHEGGLVGVGTGPVRQVSPFMFMGAPRYHTGGIAGLAPNEYPAILKKNEEVLRTDDPRNILNGGLGGQAAAPTVQSNVKIMNMVDSASVVSEGLSTQEGERAIINVIRANRTAIKSIVG